In the Anolis sagrei isolate rAnoSag1 chromosome 1, rAnoSag1.mat, whole genome shotgun sequence genome, gtgggattttatgcagctgtgtggaaggggcctatgtgaAATAGCAAAGGGATTGCTACATAAGCAAAGGTTTAACCATATGCAGTAGCTAGACTTTACTCCAATTAGTTGTCTTCATGGATACCAAGGTCTAGTCCCAGAAGAGTTGACATATTCAATATCTATTGTTTTAAGACTGGCGAGACACAGGAAAGTTAAGCCttgcaaaactaacaaaaatgaaTTTAGCAAGAATTATCGGAGAACTGGTCGCGGAGGAAGGCAGTTCAAGCTGTACTCCTGAAATAATAAAAACCAGATCATCTTGATTTCATACATATGATGAGGTAGGCTGCAGGCACTGAATGCTTTCAAACGAATAGAAATTGTGAATCTTTAAGTCATCCAAGACCTTTTGATATTTTTGCCGTAGCACATCAACACAATCGTTCCACTGGAATTATTGATTTTTATCGTCTTTGTACAAAGGATGCTACCTTAGCAAGAAGGGTGACATGCCCCTGCTTTCAGTTAAATAATTAACTCCCACATTTTCAAGAAAGTAAAACAAGGAGTGcagctacaccaggcatgggcaaacttgggccctccaagtattttggacttcaactcccagccttcctaacagcctcaggccctttcctttcccccctcaggccatgacagttgaagtggtgtccaactgcattaattgtacaatgtagaCCAGGTATGGGTAAGCCCAGGCCCGGGGGTCAGATCCACCCCTTGGCTCTTTTCccaggctctcctctctctcaccatcctattccttccttccttccttctctctttccttcctcctttcctccctcccacccttcctaatctccctcttcctccttccatcccttccttccaccctttcatccttcagtctttccttcctccttcccttccttctttcctccctccctctttctctttccttcctttcttttttgtctttccttccttctctcttttctccctccctccattcccttccccccttctcttccagcctttcttccttccttctcttttccttcctttcctgggggatgtttagttgggagaaggtagagagggaacatgagaaccatgtttcaagatttaaaagggtctcccattgaggaggaggaggacaaaaactgactttctgctgctctagagaccagggcatcagggagcaatgggttcaaatagcagggaaagtgactggactgaaaagattaggaagaacttcttggacAGTGGCCTAGGcagcctgggagtgtggtgaagtctccttttctagaggcttttacacagaggcggtctatcgggagtgctttgattgtgccttcctgcatggtagagggttgggctggatggcccttggcggtctcttccaactctaggattctatatcaggagaatGCAATGCGGGGATCTAATGGGTACACTTTTTCTTTCCcaatccaccatctcatcctcaccaagaccaaccctttggGGGTTCAAAagtttcctatctttccttcactttctgcctccaaagggGCAGAGGAGGaaaggactgggggggggggggggggcttggggagatCCCCTACCTCAGTCACCCAGCCACCCTCCTTGCTCAGGCCCAACAAGTtagaaggtttgcccatgcctgatgtagacacACCCTTGGCCCAGGGCTCAACCCACTCCACCACTCTGCCCCTGTTCCCCTTGcctgcctcctccctttcttcgCCTGGAGCCAGGCTCTGTtaggtggggagggggcttctacACTCAACCCGGGCCACCCAATCAGGACCGCACGTTTGCCTGCGCGGGGTTTCCCAGGTTGACCCGGCCGGGAGGGCTTCCTTAAATgggcccctccctctctcccggcCTCTTTCCAGGCCAGACCTTCGCGGGTGCGCTTTGGCAGGTGAGGCTCCGTAGCGGTGAGTGTGGCAAAGGGAGAGGCGGCAGAGCAACGAGGCTGCGCCTCTAGAAGGAATGCAGGTTGGCCCCACTGGAAAAGCAGCACTCTTCGGCGAAAAGgctaaagagagagaaggggctgGGGTGGGAAAAAAGATAAtttacaccagtgtaaattagcataatgcCATTAATATTTGCTGAATTACTCGGGATTTATGCTGTAATACTTGGAATATGGCTTGTTGATTTGCgtttatagcataataaaatatgttattTAAGAAGACTTTGTAAAAGAACAACTCTCCTAGTTCCACTGGGTAGACCAAGCCTGGGCCAACTGTGGcccgccctccctccaggtgttttggacttcaactcccaccattcctaacagcctcaggccctttccttttcttctcctttccacttaagcagctgaggaggaaaagaaaggggtctgagactgttaggaatggtggacatccaaaatacctggagggcccaagtttgcccatgcctggtatagatgcccCCTAGCATACCCCTCTGTGACTCCTTAGGAAATTCATTACACTTTACAGAGGGCTGGCGTTAAAATGTCCATCATTATGATTTTAAGGCTTCTTTTGCTTTGAGCACTCCCCACACCCCACCCAGTTTTTGGGTTGTGGGTTGGGTCAGTTCAGACAAAGGTgttggggcacatctacattgtagaatgaatgcagtctgacatcactttaactgctctgactcaatgctgtggaatcctgggagttgtcgttttgcaaggtataggccaaaacacctggggacgcacaggttaggaaccactgctttagggtattgAGACTCCCACCCGTGAGAATGAGCCCATGCTTTACAAAATGGCTGCTTATTACCTCAAtatttttgaagaataaatattGGAATGATTGAACTCaccttctttgtttctttgtttttgacTCATTCATAGTGTTTACCTTTTTAAGGAATGACCAAAAGAGACTTCACAGCTTCGATTTGGTCTACTTATCCAGACCAAGCAGATGGgattatcacactagagaatgaatccagtttaaatctggtttttgcctcctgcagaattctggggtttgtagatttgggaggagcctttaacactaaacaccagaattctgcaggaggcagaaatggatttaaagcggattcattctctagtgtgatgaagaagcaaacataaaattatatattggggagggggagaggctaTAAACTCAGATCTAATCTAAACAATATCAAAGTGAAGGCAGAAAGGAGGATCAGAGTTTCAGTTTGCAATGCAAGATGGTAGAAGACATGAAGGCTGtcttgggaaagaaagggagaagaggtttttttctgttttctccttGAATAATATGGCACCAGAGGCCTATGTTTTGCAGCTGAATTGGTGttcatagtatcctagagttggaagagacctcatgggccatccagtccaaccccttgccaagaagcaggaaaattgcattcgaagcacccccgaAAGATGCCTCTGTTTCTAAAAACAATTAGATTCACAATTGCTGATGCCATTCAGAGTTAGTAGATTGGGGTTTTAACAGGTCCAGAGAGGGCAATGTCTCACCAACCCACTCATTCCTACAGTGGAAACTCAAAATGGAAAGTGGTAATGCTTGTCTAGACACCTATGGTAATTCCTGCCTAACCAATCTAATGGccaaaatgttgtgttttctttTGGAACAGGAATCCAAATTAGAAAATGGGTGTGCATTGGTCTGCGTCTATCTTCAAAGTCATGGATTCAGAAGAAATGATTGAATGCTTGGAAAACCTATGGCATCATGTAAAAAAGATAGTGAAAAAAAGAGATCGTCAAGATCTTTCCAAGGAAGAGGCAAGAATTGCAGAAGAAGCCAAACAGGGGACCCTGGAGATCTTACAAGATGCCCTGAAGAAAAAAGACCGGGTGCTGATGATGGTACCTGAGAGAGTTGTCCTTCGGGGGGAAGAGAGGACGTCTTTTTGGATGAAACGCCACTCCATTCTGACAGAAGATATCGTTCAAAGCCTGATTGCAGAACTCAAGAAAGTATACTTCAAGAAGGATCACGGAAGAAGTGATACTGCATATGTGTTGCACGGACTCGAAAGGAGAAGAACCATCTACTTGTGTGACTTGTTCTGGAAGCGTTCCAAGTATCTCACAAGACGTTCCCAACCAGGCGTCCTCATTCATGAAGTGGCTCACTTCCTGGGAGCTAAAGACTTCACGTATGAAGAAAACACCCTCTCTGTTGGGTGCAAAGGCTGCCTGATAAAGAACAGCCCGGCACACGGTTCGACACCTTCTCGGGAGGATGACTGGGAAGAGGCCCTGAGGAAAGCCTTCTTGAATGCCAACAACATCGCGCATGAGTTTGAGCTGACCATAAACCACAAAGGCAACTACGTGAATGGCAGGTACTCCTGCTGTGGGGAGGCAAAGAGATACTCCGTGTGTGAGTCTTCTGTGCCTGACTACTTCCATATGTGTGATGCTGGTGAAATGTAAGTATATCTTTGTCCTAGAGGGGTCAATTTTCAAGCCTGTAAGCTTGAAACCTTGCTCTCATACACACAAATTTCCTACAACCCACTGGTCAGTAATtggttttcttcccttctctggtTCTCCTGTTTCTCCATCCAACCCATTGGTTCATCCTTGCTCATCACTCAAGAATAACTCCCCTTGTCTTGGCACCTGAAAAGAAAAGGTAGTAATGGGTCAtacaactacaggcagtccccaggttacaaacatctgatttacaaatgactcatagttaagaacaagggtgagacaacaggaagtgagagaaatctactcctcggaagggaaattcattcctgaaagagttatcatgggaaaagagtGTCTCCACAGTCACTTTATCACCAATTGTTGCTTCTATAATGAGGCAAAGTTTTCTAAATCCAATTACCagagggacaaaaagtgaggtgaaatcttctgaacaggggcacaaactgcaaaaaaaaagaaaaaagaaaagaaaacaccacAAGGTTGTTAACCTTTCCTTATGCCAgtggtgtagcaggttaaacagctgaacttgctgactgaaaggtcagtggtttgaatctgggaagccgggtgagctcctgctagcaccatcttctgccaacctagcattttaaaaacatgcgaatgtgagtagatcaataggtaccacttcagcaggaaggtaatggcactgcctacagtcatgctggccacatgaccttggaggtgtctacagacaacactgacactttggcttagaaatggagatgagcaccaccccccagagtcagacacaactacacttgatgtcaaagggaaaccttcccctttaattttatatatatggctggagttatactttaaaattatacatgttccaacttacatacaaatgcaacttaagaacaaacctgcagaacctatcttgttcgtaacttggagactgACTGTGTACTGTTGTCCTGGTATAAGGTGACATTAAGGTAGTGCTCCCATGGAGACCCTATAAGCAATATAGGTAGGTATGTTGATTAAAAGCAGTGCCTAGGAGTTTTCATTTCCTCCAGAAGCAGATCTTTTGTAAACCTGGTGGATCTTGCCAATTGAAGACCAAGTCATCCCTATTGGAATCCAGACTGCCCATGATTATATGTTGTTGCTGGGAAAGATACATTTCCCCACCAACTATTCTGAGGATTGCAGCTCAACTCAGAGAACAGAGGAGTCCATGTGAGAAATTACAAATGTCATTGTTTCTGCTAATCAAAATCATCCTTTGATGTTGTGCACCCAGCCTTCACTAGAAACAATGGTGCCCCCAGATCCTTACAGTTGTAGGAACCAGGCCCCTTCTTATGATGGAGGAGAGGTAAATGCAATAGTAGTGACTGTGTGTCTTACTTATGGAGGCTAttgctttgcttcttcttcctgcAGCCTTGTGAAGTCACACCAGAGGAGTGTTGGGGAAGCAAATGGGGATAGGACAGTTGCAGAGGGAAATacgtgtatatgtttgtgtatgagagagaatgaatgaatgactgcCAGATCTCAGGCTTGGAACTTCTCCAGTTTTCATGCTGAGAGCAGGAAATATCTCATTTTCCTCATTTATGTAATCTGAATGACTTCAGCTTGCTGAGCAGATGCTTCTTCTCCAGCCAAAGTTTTCATTTTCTTGTACAGATAATATTTAACCTCCATTGATAGCAGTAGCCCTTTGAAATTACAGAAAAATCATATCCACGTCCATTGTGTTTCCTTTCTAGGCAAGAAACTGTGATACTTTTGAGTGAATTGCATCGAAAATCAAGGGCCCTAGCGCCCAAGCTGAGACGAATCAACAGAATTGTTGATGCAATTGATGAATGCCTGAAGGATGTCCACCTGGGTATTTCCGTTGCAGTTGGTGGAGGAACAGGGGCTGCAGTGACATACATTCTGGGCACTTCCCTGCCTCTTGCAACAGGTGGGCTTTCTGTCTTATGGACAGTGCTGTTCATTGTAGTGGGATTAGGTTTGATTACTGTTGCTGAATCTTCCCTTAAGGACCTCAGTAAAGAAGCAAAGGAGGAAGTATATGCCATCTGCAATGAATACCAGCATTTTCGGGATATCCAGAGAATTATAGCATTCCTAAATGGAACAAATGGCCACAGAGATTGTCAATCAAAAGTGTACAATCAACTAGACAAGATAAGGAGGGAAAATAATTAAGAAAGGATGAAGAGCAGGAAATGTTGGGACTTTTGATCTAACTCTCAATGCGGCCTGGAAACAGTAGGCAATTGTAGATTGCTCCTTCCCTTGTTATCTTTAAATCTAGATTAAAGAACTTCCTTGGTTTCCAGTTTTTGGAATTTTAGTTTGATATTGGTTTATTACATATATAGGTCAATTTGCTTAATATTGTCTCTTTTGCATTTTATCAAGATACCTTTTTACAATTTTATTATACAGTTTTAAGTTTTATGATTCTTTTCTGTCCCCCATCctctctgtgtatgtttgtatatgtatacacatagatATATTTGGTCCATTGTTTTGCCTGTATAGTAACATTGCACATTGATGACACTACATTTATTAATTCACTTGGGGGAGTTATTAACTATCAGGTTTAATTTGATATTGAAAACAAAAAGTTAACACCTATTACCAGAAAAATGAGGGAAATCCCACCTATTTTTCTCCTCTGTTTGTACAAAATGGATGGTTTAAACATAGGAGATAAGAGGCAACCGCTGTGTGAAACCTTTAAAAACCATATTCCTTATTCTCCacattctcctttctttcttttcctatgTTGTAATGATTAATAtaatttatgggttgttgtaggttttcgggctatatggccatgttttagaagcattctctcctgatgtttcgcctgcatctatggcaggcatcctccgaggttctgaggatgcctgccatagatgcaggtgaaacgtcatgaaagaatgcttctagaacatggtcatatagcctgaaaaacctacaacaacccagtgattctggccatgaaagccttcgacaatacaatataatttatAATCTTCATTTAGAGCAGGGAAGAAAAAACGTgtcttttagatcagtggttctcaacct is a window encoding:
- the LOC132773583 gene encoding uncharacterized protein, producing MGVHWSASIFKVMDSEEMIECLENLWHHVKKIVKKRDRQDLSKEEARIAEEAKQGTLEILQDALKKKDRVLMMVPERVVLRGEERTSFWMKRHSILTEDIVQSLIAELKKVYFKKDHGRSDTAYVLHGLERRRTIYLCDLFWKRSKYLTRRSQPGVLIHEVAHFLGAKDFTYEENTLSVGCKGCLIKNSPAHGSTPSREDDWEEALRKAFLNANNIAHEFELTINHKGNYVNGRYSCCGEAKRYSVCESSVPDYFHMCDAGEMQETVILLSELHRKSRALAPKLRRINRIVDAIDECLKDVHLGISVAVGGGTGAAVTYILGTSLPLATGGLSVLWTVLFIVVGLGLITVAESSLKDLSKEAKEEVYAICNEYQHFRDIQRIIAFLNGTNGHRDCQSKVYNQLDKIRRENN